A DNA window from Borrelia sp. HM contains the following coding sequences:
- the secF gene encoding protein translocase subunit SecF has product MQKKVFNFFKYGNKVIIVSFCVILLGFVYTFMHHGEYKWGIDFSSGVSINFVIDKAGIKDYEIKKLFFSVYKIFDVNEIISSDASKSHFSIIVKSDVTDYALKKEIQSILVDKLKAEFGVVVEILDSYFIDSSFSSLLRTKSILLVFLTFMLILVYVSLRFKLIYAISAIFATIHDILFVIAFLGVFRIEINSSIIVSILTIIGYSLNDTIIIFDRVRENSKNIPDTSFFNVLSMSIGQTLSRTILTSITTFVAVFSIYVFTEGPIKDFALIFMVGVVVGTYSSIFIASTVLLNFYKKIK; this is encoded by the coding sequence ATGCAAAAAAAGGTATTTAATTTTTTTAAATATGGGAATAAAGTTATTATAGTTAGTTTTTGTGTTATTTTATTGGGCTTTGTTTATACTTTTATGCATCATGGTGAATATAAGTGGGGCATAGATTTTTCTTCGGGGGTTAGTATCAATTTTGTAATAGATAAAGCAGGTATTAAGGATTATGAAATAAAAAAACTATTCTTTTCGGTTTATAAAATATTTGATGTTAATGAAATTATTTCAAGTGATGCTTCTAAGAGCCATTTTTCCATTATAGTGAAGTCAGATGTTACTGATTATGCTCTTAAAAAAGAAATTCAAAGTATTTTAGTTGATAAATTAAAAGCAGAGTTTGGTGTTGTTGTTGAAATTCTTGATTCTTATTTTATTGATTCAAGTTTTTCATCTCTTTTACGAACAAAATCAATTTTATTAGTATTTTTAACATTTATGCTTATTTTGGTTTATGTTTCATTGAGATTTAAGTTAATTTATGCTATATCAGCAATATTTGCAACAATACATGACATACTTTTTGTAATTGCTTTTTTGGGGGTATTTAGAATAGAGATAAATAGTTCAATAATTGTTTCTATACTTACTATTATTGGTTATTCTTTAAATGATACAATAATTATTTTTGATAGAGTTAGAGAAAATTCTAAAAATATTCCAGATACTTCGTTTTTCAATGTTTTAAGTATGAGTATTGGGCAAACTTTATCAAGGACTATCTTAACATCTATTACTACATTTGTTGCTGTGTTTTCTATTTATGTGTTTACTGAGGGTCCTATTAAGGATTTTGCTTTAATATTTATGGTAGGTGTTGTTGTTGGTACTTATTCTTCAATTTTTATAGCTTCTACTGTTCTTTTAAATTTTTATAAAAAGATTAAATAG
- a CDS encoding transcriptional repressor, translating into MNNNTIEVHSTLEKVGITNDPILLKSLTTELGMKASHSRNRIILHIASNPREYFTAKEIYNKLIKEIPSLSKATVYNTLNILKERNILKDIKTTDQKETRFYLSLTSTIAHFKCNKCNQVYPIQLDDIKDILKDKLGEEWKTKSIEIIYSGSCNNCYQQSKKEKFNTEYDNNQKENNL; encoded by the coding sequence ATGAACAACAACACAATAGAGGTACATTCTACTTTAGAAAAAGTCGGAATTACTAATGACCCTATCTTACTAAAATCATTAACAACTGAGTTGGGCATGAAAGCCTCTCATTCAAGAAATAGAATAATTTTACACATTGCATCAAATCCAAGAGAATATTTTACAGCAAAAGAGATTTACAACAAATTAATAAAAGAAATACCTAGTTTATCAAAAGCAACAGTGTACAACACATTGAATATCTTAAAAGAACGTAACATTCTAAAAGATATAAAAACAACAGACCAAAAAGAAACAAGATTTTACTTAAGCTTGACTTCTACAATAGCTCACTTTAAATGCAACAAATGCAATCAAGTTTATCCTATCCAACTTGATGACATTAAAGATATTTTAAAAGATAAACTAGGAGAAGAATGGAAAACTAAATCTATTGAAATCATTTACTCAGGATCATGTAATAATTGTTATCAACAATCTAAAAAAGAAAAATTTAATACCGAGTATGACAATAATCAAAAGGAAAATAATTTATGA
- a CDS encoding histidine kinase: MFRKFRNARTYIVIISITAFAENKLCSILSNAKYLIENKNLNYTIHWIFPTYFFEILKLNPELNQWFFKRLKNNEDIYIPSTYSGSPHEYMLHDEIHVDLYWALKNPFKSGYKDLFKDNPHTFYIYNMEKLRKKVLELYRNLNFNYIEGIRTAKNNKKYLVFYKKNCQFLSEIQEPETKKYNVDTLIYFHEIKDVYNNQELKNFLLYLKEMDTNFYSIKIQNLEGKKINIELLEIPEFNSLKEQSLIFQFQNKRLKEYQINENSLKEFLVNKNFEHHSNNLETITNKNLEYNMEGNFTLSHEKYYVKFESGKLNKIKHKDRQAEFLDSCKTYIKIISKKSIIIEPTIESSFSFSNDKILGIRQYLNFNTKEKSIIDFFLDESLASFFISLKIVWPSVINHNNKNVKTGNLNSLIEYSSFEMPIFEIEKGKNLKITARYNDFDTYEKIVEIKKDTKGYINGTEFLISKGNDQKSNFYISFLNIEKHIIYTINYKIEKRGLKRWFILNIGGSYNTIQAEDLKNYSLSLNLLLLPINNNFDNKIKINSKIKTLLFYPNIKKNENK; this comes from the coding sequence ATGTTCAGAAAATTTAGAAATGCAAGAACTTACATTGTTATCATTTCAATAACTGCTTTTGCAGAAAATAAACTATGTTCCATTTTATCAAATGCTAAATATTTAATTGAAAATAAAAATTTAAATTACACAATACATTGGATATTTCCAACATACTTTTTTGAAATTTTAAAATTAAATCCAGAATTAAACCAATGGTTTTTTAAAAGACTTAAAAACAATGAAGATATTTACATACCAAGTACGTATAGCGGAAGTCCTCATGAGTATATGTTACACGATGAAATACATGTGGATTTATATTGGGCTTTAAAAAACCCATTTAAAAGCGGATACAAAGATTTATTTAAAGATAATCCACATACATTCTACATATATAACATGGAAAAACTAAGAAAAAAAGTACTAGAACTCTACAGAAACCTTAATTTTAACTATATAGAAGGAATAAGAACTGCAAAAAATAATAAAAAATATTTGGTATTTTATAAAAAAAACTGCCAATTTTTATCAGAAATTCAAGAACCTGAAACAAAAAAATATAATGTAGATACACTTATTTACTTCCACGAAATTAAAGACGTCTATAATAACCAAGAACTAAAGAATTTTTTACTGTATCTAAAAGAAATGGATACAAATTTTTATAGCATTAAAATACAAAACCTAGAAGGAAAAAAAATAAACATAGAACTCTTAGAAATTCCAGAGTTTAATTCATTAAAAGAACAATCATTAATATTTCAATTTCAAAACAAAAGACTAAAAGAATACCAAATAAACGAAAACTCTTTAAAAGAATTTTTAGTGAATAAAAATTTTGAACATCACTCAAATAATTTAGAGACTATTACAAATAAAAATCTTGAATATAACATGGAAGGCAATTTTACATTATCCCATGAAAAATATTATGTTAAATTTGAATCAGGAAAGCTAAATAAAATAAAACATAAAGATAGACAAGCTGAATTTTTAGACTCTTGCAAAACCTATATTAAAATTATATCAAAAAAAAGCATAATTATAGAACCAACTATTGAGAGTTCATTTTCATTTTCAAATGATAAAATTTTAGGAATTAGGCAATATCTAAATTTTAATACAAAAGAGAAATCAATAATTGACTTCTTTCTAGACGAAAGCCTTGCAAGCTTTTTCATATCGCTTAAAATCGTATGGCCTTCTGTTATAAATCACAATAACAAAAATGTAAAAACAGGTAACCTAAATTCTTTAATTGAATATTCAAGTTTTGAAATGCCTATTTTTGAAATTGAAAAAGGAAAAAACTTAAAAATTACGGCAAGATATAATGATTTTGATACTTATGAGAAAATTGTTGAGATAAAAAAAGATACAAAAGGATATATTAATGGAACAGAATTTTTAATATCTAAAGGGAATGATCAAAAAAGTAATTTTTACATTAGCTTCTTAAATATTGAAAAGCATATTATATACACAATTAATTATAAAATTGAAAAAAGAGGCCTTAAGAGATGGTTTATTTTAAACATAGGGGGTTCTTACAATACAATACAAGCCGAAGATTTAAAAAATTATTCTTTGAGTTTAAACTTGCTATTACTACCAATTAATAACAATTTTGATAATAAAATCAAAATAAATTCAAAAATAAAAACACTACTTTTTTACCCAAATATAAAAAAAAATGAAAATAAATAG
- the secD gene encoding protein translocase subunit SecD — MNRVSKFILILFVTSFAYFLIFPTLNWYFFTNDEDKRISSYSKEMLRDYSKNKALNSLVRLKELYQKDPNAQIPDDLKYLIPIAKNNYKVYGKNFPKTYNLQVLRNGFLTDADIEELSLEIYRYYDNIKKNKNRIIQLGLDLSGGMNITISLNYSSLEKKLGRTLSSFEKESALERTMKILKERVDTFGLTEPKITKEAGGNKIFLDIPGEKDEKRVDSLLSTKGNLTFYVVDNEATSMLNTKILEAGPLYSISDIKDSMKFNDNDNKKVFPFYVKDSYGIDDEATVRYYVVDSDVDSSFDGAHISDAGISNNPQTGRDIVTFSLDNEGSEKFFGFTQRNVGKALAVVIEGKIKSVANINNAIAGGNVSIQGDSFDKREANELALVFKTAAFPVEINIDDLRVIGPTIGEKTVNLGIKASILALILVFVFMMIYYKTSGFVAGFSLVIYNLVLILAMLSAFNFTLTLTSIAGLVLTMGMAVDINIIIYERIKEEIKNGRKFERAFEDGFQKAFWAIMDSNVTTFIAVLFLTLLGTGPIQGFAWSLSIGIVASLFSSLIFSRFILESIISLNKNKCVSISWSSNYAKKGI, encoded by the coding sequence ATGAATAGAGTTTCTAAATTTATACTAATACTTTTTGTAACGTCATTTGCTTATTTTTTGATATTTCCTACTTTAAATTGGTATTTTTTTACTAATGATGAGGATAAAAGGATTAGCTCTTATTCTAAAGAGATGTTAAGAGATTATTCTAAGAATAAAGCTTTAAATTCTCTTGTCAGACTTAAGGAGTTATACCAAAAAGATCCCAATGCTCAAATTCCAGATGATTTGAAGTATTTGATTCCAATTGCAAAAAATAACTATAAAGTTTATGGAAAAAATTTTCCTAAAACTTATAATTTACAAGTTTTAAGAAATGGATTTTTAACAGATGCTGATATTGAAGAGCTTAGTCTAGAGATTTATAGGTATTATGACAACATAAAGAAAAATAAGAATAGAATAATCCAATTGGGACTTGATTTATCTGGTGGAATGAATATTACTATTTCTCTTAATTATTCAAGTCTTGAGAAAAAATTAGGGAGAACTTTGAGTTCTTTTGAGAAAGAAAGTGCTCTTGAGCGTACAATGAAAATACTTAAAGAAAGAGTAGATACCTTTGGTCTTACAGAACCTAAAATTACAAAAGAAGCAGGTGGAAATAAAATTTTTTTAGATATTCCAGGAGAAAAGGATGAAAAGCGAGTTGATTCTCTTTTGAGTACTAAGGGTAATTTGACTTTTTATGTGGTTGATAATGAGGCTACATCCATGCTTAATACTAAAATATTAGAAGCTGGACCACTTTATTCTATTTCTGATATTAAGGATAGTATGAAATTTAACGATAATGACAATAAGAAAGTATTTCCATTTTATGTTAAAGATTCTTATGGTATTGATGATGAAGCTACGGTGCGTTATTATGTTGTTGATTCTGATGTTGATAGTTCTTTTGACGGTGCACACATTAGTGATGCTGGGATTTCAAATAATCCTCAAACGGGTAGGGATATTGTTACATTTAGTCTAGATAATGAAGGAAGTGAAAAGTTTTTTGGATTTACACAAAGAAATGTTGGTAAAGCTTTGGCTGTTGTTATTGAAGGCAAAATTAAATCAGTAGCTAATATTAATAATGCTATTGCTGGAGGAAATGTTTCAATTCAGGGAGATTCTTTTGATAAAAGAGAAGCCAATGAGCTTGCACTTGTTTTCAAGACAGCAGCTTTTCCAGTTGAGATAAATATAGATGACCTAAGAGTTATTGGACCTACTATTGGAGAAAAAACAGTTAATCTTGGAATAAAAGCGTCTATTCTTGCTCTTATTTTAGTTTTTGTATTTATGATGATATATTACAAGACAAGTGGCTTTGTTGCAGGATTTTCATTGGTTATTTATAATTTAGTTTTAATATTGGCCATGCTTTCAGCTTTTAATTTTACTTTAACTCTTACAAGTATTGCAGGTCTTGTATTGACTATGGGTATGGCTGTTGATATTAATATAATTATCTATGAGAGGATTAAGGAAGAAATTAAAAATGGTAGAAAGTTTGAGAGAGCGTTTGAAGATGGTTTTCAAAAAGCTTTTTGGGCAATCATGGATTCAAATGTTACAACATTTATTGCTGTTCTTTTTTTAACTTTGCTTGGAACAGGACCTATTCAAGGTTTTGCATGGTCTTTATCTATAGGAATTGTAGCCTCACTTTTTAGTAGTTTAATATTTTCAAGGTTTATTTTAGAATCTATTATCTCTTTAAATAAAAATAAATGTGTAAGTATCTCTTGGAGTTCAAATTATGCAAAAAAAGGTATTTAA
- a CDS encoding PTS transporter subunit EIIC, with the protein MGKFFENAQKFGRSFMLPIAILPAAGLLLGIGGAFSNPATINAYSFLDVFALQVVFSVMRTAGSIIFVNLPPIFAIGVAVGLAKSDKGTAGLAAFIGYLVLNSTIGILIDIFSKTEILSSGAIGSILGIKTLETGVFGGIIIGVLTYYFHNKFNKVEFPRVLGFFSGSRFIPMIVSFASMILAVFMFILWPFVQSGISKVGMLVDATGYVGTLIYGIFLRMIGPFGLHHIFYLPFWTTGLGGSEIINGRLVEGTQNIFFAELASLGTDKFFIGTSRFMSGRFITMMFGLPGAALALYRLAKPSQRSKVFGLLFSSAFTSFLTGITEPLEFSFLFVAPFIYVLHAIFDGFAFMIAHILQITIGQTFSGGFIDFILFGILQGNARTNWILVPVVGFFWFFLYYFSFTFIISKFNYKTPGREDMIEAQDESVSKADEKGSSSVASQVIMGLGGFDNIVELDCCATRLRITVKDSIKVSKDTLESTGAKGVLISGSGIQVIYGPGVSVLKNEIEEIMDN; encoded by the coding sequence ATGGGAAAATTTTTTGAGAATGCTCAAAAATTTGGACGTTCTTTTATGTTGCCTATTGCTATTCTTCCTGCAGCAGGATTGCTTTTAGGTATTGGAGGTGCTTTTTCTAATCCAGCTACTATTAACGCATATTCTTTTTTAGATGTATTTGCTCTTCAAGTAGTGTTTAGTGTAATGCGTACTGCAGGTTCTATTATTTTTGTTAATTTGCCTCCGATATTTGCAATTGGAGTTGCTGTTGGTCTTGCAAAATCAGATAAGGGAACAGCAGGACTTGCTGCTTTTATTGGATATCTGGTTTTAAATTCTACTATTGGTATTTTAATAGATATATTTTCAAAAACTGAAATTTTATCAAGTGGGGCTATTGGGTCAATACTTGGAATTAAAACTTTAGAAACGGGTGTTTTTGGTGGTATTATTATTGGTGTTTTAACTTACTATTTTCATAATAAGTTTAATAAAGTCGAATTTCCAAGAGTGCTTGGGTTTTTTTCAGGTTCTAGATTTATACCAATGATAGTATCTTTTGCAAGTATGATACTTGCTGTTTTTATGTTTATTCTTTGGCCCTTTGTTCAATCTGGAATTAGCAAGGTAGGCATGTTAGTAGATGCTACAGGATATGTTGGTACTTTGATTTACGGTATTTTTTTACGAATGATAGGACCTTTTGGATTGCATCATATATTTTATTTGCCGTTCTGGACAACTGGTCTTGGTGGTTCTGAAATTATTAATGGTAGGTTGGTTGAAGGAACTCAGAATATCTTTTTTGCTGAACTTGCATCTCTTGGTACTGATAAATTTTTTATTGGAACTAGTCGTTTCATGAGTGGAAGATTTATTACTATGATGTTTGGATTACCTGGAGCTGCTCTTGCTCTTTATCGTCTTGCAAAGCCTAGTCAACGATCAAAAGTTTTTGGCCTTTTATTCTCATCAGCTTTTACTTCATTTTTAACAGGAATTACAGAACCTCTTGAATTTTCTTTTTTATTTGTAGCACCATTTATTTATGTTCTTCACGCGATATTTGATGGTTTTGCATTTATGATTGCTCATATTTTACAAATCACAATAGGACAAACTTTCTCTGGAGGATTTATTGACTTTATTCTTTTTGGCATTTTACAAGGTAATGCAAGAACAAATTGGATTTTAGTTCCAGTAGTAGGATTTTTTTGGTTCTTCTTATATTACTTTAGTTTTACTTTTATAATATCTAAATTTAACTATAAAACTCCTGGTAGAGAGGATATGATAGAGGCTCAGGATGAATCTGTTTCTAAGGCTGATGAAAAGGGGAGTAGCAGTGTTGCTTCTCAAGTGATTATGGGTCTTGGGGGTTTTGATAATATTGTTGAACTTGATTGTTGTGCTACAAGACTTAGAATTACTGTTAAAGATTCTATAAAAGTGTCAAAAGATACTCTTGAGAGTACTGGTGCAAAGGGCGTTCTTATAAGCGGTAGTGGAATTCAAGTAATTTATGGTCCTGGTGTTAGTGTGCTTAAAAATGAAATTGAAGAAATAATGGATAATTAA
- the groL gene encoding chaperonin GroEL (60 kDa chaperone family; promotes refolding of misfolded polypeptides especially under stressful conditions; forms two stacked rings of heptamers to form a barrel-shaped 14mer; ends can be capped by GroES; misfolded proteins enter the barrel where they are refolded when GroES binds): protein MAKDIYFNEDARKNLLSGIEKLSNAVKVTLGPKGRNVLIDKKFGSPTVTKDGVSVAREIELDNAFENMGAQLLKEVAIKTNDLAGDGTTTATVLAYAIAREGLKNVSSGINPIGIKKGIDHAVALAADKIRKSAKKITTKEEIAQVASISANNDTSIGEKIAEAMDRVGKDGVITVEESKTFDTTISYVEGMQFDRGYLSPYFSTNKENMSVSFDDAYILICEKKISTIKELLPILEKVLNTNKPLLIIAEDIEGEALAALVLNSVRGALKVCAIKSPGFGDRRKAILEDIAILTGGALVSEELGLTLESVELEQLGQAKSVKVDKDNTTIINTGNKDKIKERAELIKKQIEETSSEYDKEKLQERLAKLVGGVAVINVGAVTELELKEKKHRVEDALSATRAAVEEGVVPGGGSTLIEVAMYLENVDTSKLTYEEKQGFEIVKRSLEEPMRQIISNAGFESSIYIHQIKTEKKGLGFDAANFKWVNMIESGIIDPAKVTRSALQNAASIAGLLLTTECAITEVKEEKTSAGGGYPMDPGMGMM from the coding sequence ATGGCTAAAGACATATATTTTAATGAAGATGCTAGAAAAAATCTACTCAGCGGCATTGAAAAATTATCAAATGCTGTAAAGGTAACTCTTGGTCCTAAAGGGAGAAATGTTTTAATTGATAAAAAATTTGGTTCTCCTACTGTTACAAAAGATGGAGTGAGTGTTGCTCGTGAAATTGAGCTTGATAATGCGTTTGAAAATATGGGAGCTCAGCTTTTAAAAGAAGTTGCGATTAAGACAAATGATCTAGCTGGTGATGGAACTACTACTGCTACTGTACTTGCTTATGCAATTGCAAGAGAGGGACTTAAAAATGTTTCTTCTGGTATTAATCCAATTGGAATAAAAAAGGGTATAGATCATGCTGTGGCTTTAGCTGCTGATAAAATTCGTAAATCTGCTAAAAAAATTACTACCAAGGAAGAAATTGCACAAGTAGCATCTATTTCTGCTAATAATGATACTTCAATAGGTGAAAAAATTGCTGAAGCAATGGATAGAGTTGGAAAAGATGGGGTTATTACTGTTGAAGAGTCAAAAACTTTTGATACTACAATTTCTTATGTTGAAGGAATGCAATTTGACAGGGGATATTTGTCTCCTTATTTTTCTACAAATAAAGAAAATATGAGTGTAAGCTTTGATGATGCTTATATATTAATATGTGAAAAGAAAATTAGTACAATTAAAGAACTTTTGCCAATTCTTGAAAAAGTTTTAAATACAAATAAACCTTTGTTAATTATTGCTGAAGATATTGAAGGAGAAGCTCTTGCAGCACTTGTTTTAAATAGTGTTCGTGGTGCTTTGAAGGTTTGTGCAATTAAATCTCCTGGGTTTGGTGATAGACGAAAGGCAATTCTTGAAGACATTGCTATACTTACTGGAGGAGCTCTTGTTAGTGAAGAATTGGGACTTACTCTTGAAAGCGTTGAACTTGAGCAGCTTGGACAGGCTAAATCAGTAAAAGTTGATAAAGATAATACTACAATTATTAATACTGGTAATAAAGATAAAATAAAAGAGCGTGCTGAGCTTATTAAAAAACAAATTGAAGAAACAAGTTCTGAATACGATAAAGAAAAGCTTCAAGAACGTCTTGCAAAACTTGTTGGTGGAGTTGCTGTTATTAATGTTGGTGCTGTTACTGAATTGGAACTTAAGGAGAAGAAGCATAGAGTTGAGGATGCTTTATCTGCGACTCGAGCTGCTGTTGAGGAGGGGGTTGTTCCTGGTGGAGGCTCAACTCTTATTGAAGTTGCTATGTATCTTGAAAACGTTGATACAAGTAAGCTTACTTATGAAGAAAAACAAGGTTTTGAAATTGTGAAAAGAAGTCTTGAAGAGCCAATGAGGCAAATAATATCTAATGCTGGATTTGAGAGTTCTATTTATATTCATCAAATTAAAACTGAAAAGAAGGGACTTGGTTTTGATGCAGCTAACTTTAAATGGGTGAATATGATAGAGAGTGGTATAATTGATCCTGCTAAAGTTACAAGAAGTGCTCTTCAGAATGCAGCTTCAATTGCAGGCTTATTATTGACAACAGAATGTGCTATTACTGAGGTTAAGGAAGAGAAAACTAGTGCTGGTGGTGGATATCCTATGGATCCTGGAATGGGAATGATGTAA
- the yajC gene encoding preprotein translocase subunit YajC — MFLLQEFSHNSSVFRSLLVFIPVIAIFWFLVISPQRKEDKKRKEMIKNLKKGDKVLTVGGIFGIIKKISDDEVVLAINSTSEARFIKSSIEKVFFDESKDAS; from the coding sequence ATGTTTTTATTACAAGAGTTTAGTCATAACAGTAGTGTGTTTAGAAGTTTATTAGTTTTTATTCCTGTAATTGCTATATTTTGGTTTTTAGTAATATCTCCTCAGCGTAAAGAAGATAAAAAAAGGAAAGAGATGATCAAGAATCTTAAAAAGGGTGATAAGGTATTAACCGTAGGTGGAATTTTTGGAATTATTAAAAAGATCAGTGATGATGAGGTTGTACTTGCGATTAATTCAACTTCTGAAGCAAGGTTTATCAAAAGTTCAATTGAAAAGGTTTTTTTTGACGAAAGTAAAGATGCAAGTTAA
- a CDS encoding alpha/beta fold hydrolase codes for MNIKNVIFIFIFLLLLILVSPRVKFKNEFSKINVPSTIKEIDQYLITEESKFSLEENTKKEIIWNKDKQRTEYAVVYIHGFGASKNEIYPVPNNIAKALNANIFFTRLKGHGIKNKDAFKNVKTQDWLRDIDEAIQIGQSIGEKLILIGTSNGGTCAIWALKNYQDKIHSSVLISPNIYPKDKRTNLIYYPWGRQIAYLVTGGYDEPAIQQNKKKEYEKIKTFHSSTRQVDSIIAMMGLVKLINANGYDKIQTPLTIIYSPNDPTVDSKEINKFINEYGGYKKEIPMILVEGTHSHVPVGNHSYRSAQNTSYIIKHSVDFIKNIKSK; via the coding sequence ATGAACATAAAAAATGTTATTTTTATTTTTATATTCTTACTTCTACTAATATTAGTAAGTCCAAGAGTAAAATTTAAAAATGAGTTCTCAAAAATAAACGTTCCCAGTACAATTAAAGAAATTGATCAATACTTAATAACTGAAGAATCCAAGTTTAGTTTAGAAGAAAACACAAAAAAAGAAATTATATGGAATAAAGATAAACAAAGAACAGAATACGCAGTGGTATATATTCACGGCTTTGGGGCATCCAAAAATGAAATTTATCCTGTTCCAAATAACATAGCAAAAGCATTAAATGCAAATATATTCTTTACAAGACTTAAGGGACATGGAATTAAAAATAAAGATGCATTTAAAAACGTCAAGACTCAAGATTGGTTAAGAGACATCGATGAGGCTATTCAAATTGGACAATCAATAGGAGAAAAATTAATACTAATTGGAACTTCAAATGGTGGAACTTGTGCTATTTGGGCATTAAAAAATTATCAAGACAAAATACACTCCTCTGTTTTAATATCACCTAACATTTATCCTAAAGATAAAAGAACAAACCTTATTTATTATCCTTGGGGTCGTCAAATTGCATACCTTGTAACAGGTGGATATGATGAACCTGCAATACAACAAAATAAAAAAAAAGAATATGAAAAAATTAAAACATTTCATTCCTCAACACGACAAGTAGACTCAATTATTGCAATGATGGGACTTGTTAAATTAATTAATGCTAATGGCTATGACAAGATACAAACCCCATTGACAATAATTTATTCCCCAAACGATCCTACAGTAGATTCTAAGGAAATAAATAAATTCATAAACGAATATGGAGGATATAAAAAAGAAATTCCCATGATTCTTGTTGAAGGCACCCACTCTCATGTTCCTGTTGGAAATCATAGCTATAGAAGCGCACAAAATACGTCTTACATAATAAAACATTCGGTAGATTTTATTAAAAATATAAAAAGCAAGTGA